Proteins from a genomic interval of Micropterus dolomieu isolate WLL.071019.BEF.003 ecotype Adirondacks linkage group LG16, ASM2129224v1, whole genome shotgun sequence:
- the fgf23 gene encoding fibroblast growth factor 23 translates to MDVNSRLGMRDTVLALLLAVLQGFPLGETAPNPSPLVGSNWGNPRRYVHLQTSTELNNFYLEIRLDGTVRKTTVRSSYSVILLKAETRERIAILGVKSSRYLCMDLEGNPFSSPTCLRDDCLFNHKLLENNRDVYYSSRTGILFNLEGSRQVFTAGQNLPQTSLFLPKKNTVPLERLLLHREKRNQAVDPSDPHNVYLGQTEEGSDSRAVPEDDADLEVEVEAGDDGGNVSRETPLALSTHDPWNVHSSNPASPRSTGTMG, encoded by the exons ATGGACGTCAACAGCAGATTGGGGATGAGGGACACTGTGCTGGCGCTTTTACTCGCTGTACTCCAGGGATTTCCTCTCGGTGAAACGGCCCCGAACCCGTCGCCGCTGGTTGGATCCAACTGGGGGAACCCAAGGAGATATGTTCACCTGCAGACATCCACAGAACTCAACAACTTCTACTTGGAGATCAGATTAGATGGCACTGTGCGCAAAACTACAGTCAGGAGTTCATATA GTGTGATTTTACTGAAAGCTGAAACAAGAGAGCGCATTGCCATCCTGGGCGTCAAAAGTAGCCGTTACCTGTGTATGGATTTGGAGGGCAACCCATTCAGCTCT CCTACCTGCCTCAGGGATGACTGCCTGTTCAACCACAAACTTCTGGAAAATAACCGGGACGTGTACTACTCTAGCCGGACCGGCATCCTATTTAACCTGGAGGGATCCCGGCAGGTGTTCACAGCTGGCCAGAACCTGCCGCAGACCTCCCTCTTCCTGCCCAAGAAGAACACGGTTCCGCTGGAGCGTCTCCTGCTGCACAGGGAGAAGAGGAATCAGGCGGTGGATCCCTCCGACCCGCACAACGTCTACTTGGGTCAGACCGAGGAGGGCTCGGACTCTCGGGCCGTGCCGGAGGACGACGCCGActtggaggtggaggtggaggccGGGGACGATGGTGGCAACGTGTCCCGGGAGACGCCGCTGGCTCTGTCGACCCACGACCCCTGGAATGTGCACTCGTCCAACCCGGCCAGCCCCCGGAGCACCGGGACCATGGGGTGA